In Candidatus Glassbacteria bacterium, the following proteins share a genomic window:
- a CDS encoding sodium:solute symporter family protein codes for MSGVTWVYLMLGTYIIYCFYWGLKGYKAEKTSSDFTIGGRAIPFLAFLLAASAASFSGWTTIGHPGLIWKYGLAYAFASFYVLTIPITGAFFAKRAWMMGKRYGFITPGDMYAYYYNNEALRWLVVITAVLYALFYSAIQLMAAGALFHWVTGFPESYGAIFLAFVVWFYVVTGGLRASTWVGVVQFILLVGGIVILGVYVLAYFGGWTEFAAEICKLERKYLEVPSIMDFTVGETNWTALMILTYMFSLMGIQASPAFTMWQFANKDPRPFAWQQVFMSTFVVGCALFFFTAFQGLGAILLQNSGHPDFVGLATDKDVVPLLMKNFLPPVMLGLVFIGAIASMHSTAAPYIGTGGSILLRDFWWRYVRKQQGSHSEQIWMNRLFTTLLTVAALAIGMTSTAAIVMLGGLATAFGFVMYVPLMGSLWGFRWPAIGTTLGVLAGMIAVFLTYGVFKYPLTIHSAAWGTGIGLLVAYLCRGVGIRDDRETKERQREVRKWLDNLDRPSPTGRKWRKAMKVVVPLWFMFAIGPACIVGNDAFSFAGFPALWSWQITWFVLGIVMMWALCFKAEMATVTDGQIERATSEQMTVVKEI; via the coding sequence ATGAGTGGAGTAACCTGGGTGTACCTGATGTTGGGAACTTACATCATCTACTGTTTCTATTGGGGATTAAAGGGTTACAAGGCTGAAAAAACGTCATCGGATTTTACGATCGGCGGCAGGGCGATCCCGTTTCTCGCGTTTCTGCTGGCCGCCTCGGCCGCCTCGTTCAGCGGTTGGACCACGATCGGCCACCCGGGTTTGATCTGGAAGTACGGTCTCGCTTACGCATTCGCTTCCTTCTACGTGCTGACCATCCCGATAACCGGCGCGTTTTTCGCCAAGCGAGCCTGGATGATGGGTAAGCGCTACGGGTTTATCACCCCGGGCGACATGTACGCCTACTATTACAACAACGAGGCCCTGCGCTGGCTGGTGGTGATTACGGCAGTCCTGTACGCCCTGTTCTATTCGGCTATCCAGTTGATGGCGGCCGGGGCGCTGTTTCACTGGGTAACCGGTTTCCCGGAGTCCTACGGTGCGATTTTCCTGGCGTTCGTGGTCTGGTTCTACGTGGTCACCGGCGGACTGCGGGCCAGCACCTGGGTGGGCGTAGTCCAGTTTATCCTGCTGGTGGGCGGCATCGTAATCCTTGGCGTTTACGTCCTGGCCTATTTCGGCGGCTGGACCGAGTTCGCGGCGGAAATCTGTAAGCTTGAACGGAAGTACCTGGAAGTACCCTCGATTATGGATTTCACCGTGGGAGAAACCAACTGGACCGCGTTGATGATCCTGACCTACATGTTCTCCCTGATGGGTATCCAGGCCTCGCCCGCGTTCACGATGTGGCAGTTCGCCAACAAGGACCCTAGGCCGTTCGCCTGGCAGCAGGTATTCATGTCCACTTTCGTCGTGGGCTGCGCCCTGTTTTTCTTCACCGCCTTCCAGGGCCTGGGAGCGATCCTGCTGCAGAACTCCGGTCACCCGGACTTTGTGGGCCTTGCTACCGATAAGGACGTGGTGCCCCTGCTGATGAAAAATTTTCTGCCGCCGGTCATGCTGGGCTTGGTCTTTATCGGGGCGATAGCATCCATGCACTCCACCGCAGCGCCGTATATCGGAACCGGCGGGTCGATTCTCCTGCGGGATTTCTGGTGGCGCTATGTACGAAAGCAACAGGGCAGCCACTCCGAGCAGATCTGGATGAACCGGCTTTTCACCACCCTGCTGACTGTGGCGGCGCTTGCGATCGGGATGACCTCCACTGCGGCGATCGTGATGCTGGGCGGGCTGGCCACGGCGTTCGGCTTCGTGATGTATGTCCCCCTGATGGGCAGTCTGTGGGGTTTCAGATGGCCGGCGATCGGCACGACCCTGGGTGTGCTGGCCGGTATGATCGCGGTGTTCCTGACCTACGGAGTCTTCAAGTACCCGCTCACGATTCATTCCGCCGCCTGGGGCACCGGTATCGGCCTGCTGGTTGCATACCTGTGCCGCGGGGTGGGGATCAGGGACGACCGGGAAACCAAAGAGCGCCAGCGGGAAGTCAGAAAGTGGCTGGACAATCTGGACAGGCCGAGTCCCACGGGACGCAAGTGGCGCAAGGCGATGAAAGTGGTAGTGCCGCTGTGGTTCATGTTCGCTATCGGGCCGGCCTGCATAGTTGGCAACGACGCTTTTTCGTTCGCCGGTTTCCCGGCGCTGTGGTCGTGGCAGATCACCTGGTTCGTACTGGGTATCGTGATGATGTGGGCGCTGTGTTTCAAGGCCGAGATGGCCACAGTCACCGACGGGCAGATAGAGCGGGCTACCAGTGAACAAATGACTGTCGTCAAGGAAATTTAA
- a CDS encoding metallophosphoesterase, which translates to MFGAVLTTAVSLMHAYVFWRAATVPFIERIISRKLLIGTGILLWIIFYCGRMYRHDSTGALALILEMFTMNWTAVLFLTSICVLAADLVTGFGFLLKKYAPALRGAALLAGALMSALAFFQAMRTPVVRDYEVRLAELPERLDGTVLVGVSDMHLGTLIGKRWLQARVDQINAMQPDLIIMLGDIFEGHGTPQSEMVPALRRFEAPLGVWAVLGNHEFYGSSARSIASYSDAGIRVLRNEWIEISPGFVLAGVDYLGSRRRRGQDGDPVTRALTDRPPGATVYLSHAPARFAAAVAQGADLMLAGHTHGGQVWPFGYLVMQEYPFLGGQHEVDGMTVIVSRGAGTWGPRMRLWRPGEIIRVTLRSKD; encoded by the coding sequence ATGTTCGGAGCAGTTCTGACTACCGCTGTCAGCCTGATGCATGCCTACGTATTCTGGCGGGCCGCCACGGTTCCATTTATCGAGCGGATAATTTCCCGCAAGCTGCTGATCGGGACAGGTATCCTGTTATGGATAATTTTCTACTGCGGTCGCATGTACCGTCACGACAGCACCGGCGCGCTGGCCTTGATTCTCGAGATGTTCACGATGAACTGGACCGCCGTGCTGTTCCTGACGTCGATCTGCGTACTGGCGGCCGATCTGGTGACCGGATTCGGTTTCCTGTTGAAAAAGTACGCGCCTGCTTTACGCGGAGCAGCCCTGCTGGCCGGGGCGCTGATGTCCGCTCTCGCGTTTTTCCAGGCAATGCGCACGCCGGTCGTAAGAGACTATGAGGTCCGGCTGGCGGAACTGCCCGAGCGGCTGGACGGGACAGTACTGGTCGGTGTGTCGGACATGCACCTGGGCACGCTGATCGGCAAGCGGTGGCTCCAGGCCCGGGTGGACCAGATCAACGCCATGCAGCCGGACCTCATCATCATGCTGGGAGATATATTCGAGGGTCACGGTACGCCCCAGAGCGAGATGGTGCCGGCCCTGCGCAGATTCGAGGCGCCGCTGGGCGTCTGGGCCGTGCTGGGTAATCACGAGTTCTACGGCAGTAGCGCCCGGAGTATCGCCTCCTACAGCGACGCCGGTATCCGGGTGCTGCGCAACGAGTGGATCGAGATCAGCCCGGGTTTCGTGCTGGCGGGTGTCGATTATCTCGGGTCCCGCAGGCGCCGAGGACAGGATGGCGACCCGGTAACCCGGGCTCTGACCGACCGTCCTCCCGGGGCGACTGTCTATCTATCCCACGCGCCGGCCAGGTTCGCCGCGGCGGTTGCGCAGGGGGCGGACCTGATGCTTGCCGGCCACACGCACGGCGGGCAGGTCTGGCCGTTCGGCTACCTGGTGATGCAGGAGTATCCGTTTCTGGGCGGACAGCATGAGGTGGACGGGATGACTGTTATTGTCAGCCGGGGCGCTGGTACCTGGGGCCCGCGCATGCGTCTCTGGCGGCCGGGGGAGATTATCCGCGTAACCCTGCGGAGTAAGGATTGA
- a CDS encoding peroxiredoxin family protein, with protein sequence MELENLKDEYRKRGLGICAISRDTPEILNKFATRKNIAVPLLADPGYEVIDAFGIINQTIPKDHRNYGIAHPGQYLVGPDQVVQQKIFLENYWERVTQESVLIQQFGWSPDIPVGRLETNAFTLEYRASQTEVRAGNHITLIFDVHLKDRMHVYAPEVEGGYIPVSWQLKESRYYKGLETRFPEAEIIRMEALDEELASYSGSFRFMQEVVIGTQKNLRVSDQDNAPSIENLVIEGTFGYQACDDKKCYIPDEVKVKFVFDVESHDWQKVN encoded by the coding sequence GTGGAGCTCGAAAACCTTAAAGATGAATATCGGAAACGGGGTCTCGGAATCTGCGCGATCAGCCGGGACACACCGGAGATACTGAACAAGTTCGCCACGCGGAAGAATATCGCGGTTCCGCTGCTGGCCGATCCGGGCTACGAAGTGATCGACGCGTTCGGGATTATCAACCAGACCATTCCGAAAGATCATCGCAACTACGGGATCGCCCATCCAGGCCAGTATCTTGTCGGTCCGGACCAGGTCGTTCAACAGAAGATTTTCCTGGAGAATTACTGGGAGCGGGTGACCCAGGAATCAGTGCTGATACAGCAGTTCGGCTGGTCTCCCGACATCCCGGTGGGCAGGCTCGAAACCAACGCGTTCACCCTGGAATACCGGGCCAGCCAGACAGAGGTCCGTGCCGGCAACCATATCACGCTGATTTTCGACGTGCACCTCAAAGACAGGATGCATGTCTATGCGCCGGAGGTGGAAGGCGGATATATCCCGGTTTCCTGGCAGTTGAAAGAGTCCCGGTACTACAAGGGTCTCGAAACACGCTTTCCCGAGGCGGAGATTATCAGAATGGAGGCGCTGGACGAGGAGTTGGCGTCCTATTCCGGCTCATTCCGCTTCATGCAGGAAGTCGTGATCGGCACCCAGAAAAACCTGCGTGTCAGCGATCAGGATAACGCTCCGTCAATCGAAAACCTCGTAATCGAGGGTACGTTCGGCTATCAGGCCTGCGATGACAAGAAGTGCTACATTCCGGACGAAGTAAAAGTGAAATTTGTTTTCGATGTGGAGAGTCACGACTGGCAGAAGGTAAACTAG